The region TATTCAGGGTTCCTTCACCGGCTTTGTCGTTGGTCACTAATAATCCAATACCACCGTAAATCGATTCCACATGCTGATCGTAAGAAGCAGAAGTGGTAACGAAAGTACCCGAAAGCGCCGGCCATTGGTTGCGGTAGTTCAGGGTAATTCTCGGACAACGCTTCGATCCGGCAAAAGCGGGATTCAGGTAGAGTGGGTTGGAGAAGAATTGCGTGAATTCAGGATCCTGCGCTTTTACTTCTGCGGTTGCCAATACTCCTAAAAGGAGCAGTGCGATATAATGTAAACCTCTTTTCATAGTTCTTTCCTCCCTGATTATTTTTCCTGATTAAGAATTGCTTTTTGCTTATGCGAAATACCGTTGAGGTTAATGCGCATGGCAACTTCATGTGATCCGTAATAAATATCGTTCATGTACGATTTGGTTACATCGTAATTGTAATTCAGGCGGAATCTTCCGGCCATAATTCCAATGCTAGATGTGAATTGTCCGTTCTGCGAACCTGCTGCACCAAAAGTGAACCAGTCGTAACGACAAAGCGCTCCGCCCCATACACTGGAGATGTTGCCTTGTTTGGTATAACGCAATTGCGGCGATACGCTGAATTTCGATTCGTGAAAATGTTTGTAGTCGGTACCCAACACCACTTTCACTTTGGTCGGCTCAATGGTGCTTAACAGCGGTAAGGTCGATTCGCTGATGTTATACAGATTGTAGGTAGGATGTAAAATATGATCCACACCTACTGCAGCGTAGAAATATTTGGTGTTAACCAATGTACTGAAGGCTGCATCTAATCCGCGGTTCGAGGTAATGCCACTACCAGTAGTTGGAAATCCGGATACGCCCTGGAATGGTTCAATGCGACCAAAATGGCTGAGTGCGCTTGAGCCTGCTCCATTTTGATAATAGGTGAATGCGATTCCCGGTTCAATGGAAAAGGTTTTGCTGATTTTAAATTTCGGAGAATAATAAAGACTGGCTTCCGTGTTTTGATAAACGCCGTGCGCAATATTATCCATGTGGAAACCGATTCCCCATGCTCCGTTTAATTTTTTGCTGTATTGCGAATACACCATGGTTCCACTTTGCACCTGATGATCGGCAGCGGTCCACTGATTCCTGTAGTTAATGGAGAAAGCGGGACTCACACTCGATCCGGCGAAGGATGCAAATTCTGCGGTGTTGTTGCTGTTGGGTTGCAGCAATTGATGATCGCGGGTATTGTACAATCCAATTCGTGAATCGCGGAATTTTTTGCGTTTCGGATTGGTAGCGGTATGATGTTCTTTATGCACTACGTTTTCCGACTCAATACTTTTCATCGCTTCAAGTCGTGCGAGTTCTTCTTCTGCGCGAATAACATCGAAGGCGGTGTGTCCGATAAACGCTCCACTTTCTTCGGTTCTGATTTCAGGTCGATACTTATCGAAGGAGTGCCGCAATGCAGGGAGGACGTGGTTGTTGCGCTCTCCCTGTTGCGTGTTTTCTGACGGGAATTGTGAATGGTTTGCAAGTAGTGTTGTTTCATTTCCGACAGTATTTGTAGTGGGTTCTCCTATGCTGGAGTTCGTGTTATTTTCCGTTTGGTTCAGATTCAGCGTAGCATTCACACGGTGTTGAGGAAATGCATTGTTGTTACTGTGTGTAAATACGCGGTTGTTGGAATTTAAGTGGACTTCCGACGCATTTCTTTCGCTGTTGTTTTCACTTTGTGATGAAGTAGCAACATTCGCTTCAGAAGATGATCCGTTGGACGAATTATGTTCTTGCGATGAATTTAAATTCTGTTTTTCGTAGCTGGCAGAAACAAGAGCGGGACCAGCAAGTGATGATGGATTTTCTTTTACCGTAACCGTTTCGTTGTTCGATCCGAAATAAAGCGCAGTTCCGATTCCGGTTCCTAATAATAATACACCAACGGCAGCATAGCGTTTCCATGCTACGGGTTGTGCAATCGACATTAATTCTGCTTCTAATGCATAAGGAATAACCGCTTCGTCTTTATCGCCGGTTTTCGCTTGTTGCCATGAATCCAAATCGAGTTGGTATTCCGGATGAGCCTGCAAAAAGTTGTTCAATTCCCGTTTCTGGGAAGCGTTGAGGTTGCCCTCCACATAATCGAACAACCATTTGTCGATGTTATCGTGGTTGATCCTGCTCATGATAATACAGTTAGGTCTTTCAAATGATTTTTGATTTTCTGACGGGCACGGAAAAGATAGACTTTAACCTGACTCTCATTCAAGTTGAGGATATCGCCAATCTCTTTGTATTCGTACCCTTCAAGATCCCTCAACAATAAAACCGAACGCTGAATGGGAGGCAAAAGCTCAAGGCAATTATCTACCACTTCTTTCAGCTCCATCCGCAACTCTTCTTCCATGTACGGTTCAAGACTTGTGTACTCATCCACCAGCTCAATTCTGTTTCTGGTTTTAATGAAGTTTAACAAGCCATTGTACGCTACCGTGAAGAGCCACGATTTGGCTTTTTCGATTTCCACTTTTTTCCGGTTCTGCCAAAGCTTGGCATAGGTGTCCTGCACAATATCCTGGGCATCGTCGGAATTACGCAGGCACTTGTACACGAAGCGGTACAGTCTTCCTGAGTAATCTTTCACTGCCTTATGATACTCGGCTCGGTTCAAAGTGTTTTGTTTTTGGGGCCTTTAGCCGTGTAACCATCTGAATGCATCAAAAGTTACAGGCATCATCAAAAATTGAAGGCCTACTGTATTATTTAACATATAAATCTAGTCAAAAGACTCAGCATCAGCAAGATTTCCGGCATAAAAAAATAAAAGGAAAATTGAGGTGAAGTTTGGTTAATGTGTTGGTAATCAAAAGTTAATTTTAAACTAGCCCGGCGAGGAAGGAAAAAATTTCGTCAGAATTTTAACAATGGGGGAGTAAAACCTGCTTTTTCACCCGAATTTGGACTGGAAGGGAGTCCGGATTTTTTGCCAAAAAAAATGTTTAGCTTTAAGAATCAATATCTCAGATTATGCAGCAGGTGAAACGATTGTTCGATATTCCGCGACATCAACTCAACAACTTTCCGAAGGAGGACATGCTCACTTCGAAAGTGAACGGAAAATGGATTCCATGGTCAACCGCAAAGGTCCTCGAATACAGCGAGCGCATGAGTATTGGTTTGCTCGAACTGGGCATCACCCGGGGTGATAAAGTGGCTATGATTTCGAATAATCGTCCCGAATGGAATATTTCCGATCTGGCCATTCTCCAGATTGGTGCCGTGGATGTTCCGGTTTATCCTACAGCTTCTGAAAAAGATTATGAATTTATTTTTAACGACTCGCAGGTAAAAATCTGTTTGGTCAGCTCCAAAGATTTGTACGATAAAGTGATGTTGATTAAAGATAAAGTTCCTTCACTGAAAGAAATTTATTCCTTCGATCCCATTCCGGGGGTAAAAAGCTGGACCGAAATTTTATCGCTTGGCGAAAAAGCTGCATCACAGCGTGAAAATGAATTGCGCCATTTAATCAGCAGTACCTCGGAAGATGATTTGGCCACCTTGATTTATACCTCAGGTACAACGGGTGTTCCCAAAGGTGTAATGCTCACGCATAAAAATATTGTATCGAATGCGTTGGCTTGCGTTCCCCGTTTGCCGGTAAATGAAAAAGGAAAATCACTGAGCTTTCTTCCGATTTGTCACGTGTACGAACGCATGTTGCATTATTTGTATATGGTGACCGGTGTTTCCATTTATTTTGCCGAATCGATCGACACCGTTGGTGATAATCTAAAGGAAGTAAAACCGCAGGTGTTTGTTGCTGTTCCTCGTTTACTCGAAAAAGTATACGATAAAATTATTGCAAAAGGAAATGAAGCGAGTGCCATTAAGAAAATGATTTTTTACTGGGCATTAAATCTTGGATTAAAATATGAACCGGGAAACAGAAATGGCTGGTGGTATAATTTCCGTTTAAAAATTGCGCGTAAACTGGTTTTTGTAAAATGGCAGGAAGCCTTAGGCGGAAATGTATTGGCCATTGCATCGGGAGGAGCCGCACTTCAGCCACGACTCGCACGCGTATTTCTTGCAGCGGGAATTCCTGTGATGGAAGGATATGGATTAACCGAAACATCGCCTGTAATTGCAGTTAACTGCGAAAAAAATGATGGTGTTCGAATTGGAACGGTGGGACGAATCCTGGAAAATGTAGAAGTGAAAATTGCGGAGGACGGAGAAATTTTATGTAAGGGTCCGAGTCTCATGAAAGGCTATTATAATCGTCCGGATGCCACAGCCGAAGCCATTGATGCAGAGGGTTGGTTTCACACGGGTGATATTGGAGAATTTGTAGATAAAGAGTTCTTAAAAATTACGGATCGTAAAAAAGAAATATTTAAAACTTCGGGTGGAAAATACATTGCTCCGCAACCGATGGAAAACAAATTCAAAGAATCGAAATTTATAGAGCAGGTGATGGTGATTGGTGAAGCACAAAAGTTTCCTGCTGCATTGGTGGTGCCTTGTTTTCCGGTGGTGCAGGAATGGGCACGTCGACATAATCTGGACCTGAAATCGAACGAAGAAATTGCAGCTTCTCCGCAGGTGAAAGAACGGATTATGCAGGACATTGAAGAATACAACAAAGGATTTGGTCACTGGGAACAGGTGAAAAAAATCGAGTTACTGCCTGCTGAATTTTCAATTGCCAGTGGAGAAATGACGCCTACGCTCAAGTTAAAACGCAAATTGATTCTGGAGCGATATAAAGCTTATGTCGATAAAATCTATTCCGAATAAAAAGTACAGGTAAAAAAAAAGCCGTATCGATTGATACGGCTTTTTTTTTGAATGATTGAATTATGCCAAACGTACGTTGATAGCATTATCCCCACGTTTACCTTGGGTAATTTCGTAGGTTACCACGTCGTTTTCACGAATTTCATCTTTGAGGCCTGAAACGTGAACAAAAATTTCTTGTCCGTTTTCACCTTTAATAAATCCAAAACCTTTCGTAGCGTCGAAAAATTTTACTGTTCCTTTATTCATTGTACTTTTTTTAATCCCCAATGGGGCGATCGTTTTAATTGTCCTTTAATTATAAATTAAGCGCGACGGACATTTACCGCGTTATTTCCTTTTTTACCGGCTTCGATGTCGAAAACCACTTCGTCATTCTCGCGGATTTCATCTTTTAAACCTGATACGTGAACAAAAATTTCTTGTCCATTTTCCATTTTAATAAAACCAAAACCTTTGGCGGTATTAAAAAATTTAACTGTTCCTTTATTCATTTTAGTTAAGCATTTGCATTTTCAGTGATGGAACCTCGCTCGAAAAATTCCATCTGAGGGTTTAACATTATTTTATTTTACTTTCTTCACCATGGTGAAAAAGCGGCGCCACTGAAGAAAATTGTAGGAGATTTTAAACTGTACCGTTTGATACATTATTAGAATTGCATTACGATCTTCTATAGAAGGATTCAAATATAAAGAAAAAAGTGAAATG is a window of Flavobacteriales bacterium DNA encoding:
- a CDS encoding cold shock domain-containing protein, whose protein sequence is MNKGTVKFFDATKGFGFIKGENGQEIFVHVSGLKDEIRENDVVTYEITQGKRGDNAINVRLA
- a CDS encoding long-chain fatty acid--CoA ligase: MQQVKRLFDIPRHQLNNFPKEDMLTSKVNGKWIPWSTAKVLEYSERMSIGLLELGITRGDKVAMISNNRPEWNISDLAILQIGAVDVPVYPTASEKDYEFIFNDSQVKICLVSSKDLYDKVMLIKDKVPSLKEIYSFDPIPGVKSWTEILSLGEKAASQRENELRHLISSTSEDDLATLIYTSGTTGVPKGVMLTHKNIVSNALACVPRLPVNEKGKSLSFLPICHVYERMLHYLYMVTGVSIYFAESIDTVGDNLKEVKPQVFVAVPRLLEKVYDKIIAKGNEASAIKKMIFYWALNLGLKYEPGNRNGWWYNFRLKIARKLVFVKWQEALGGNVLAIASGGAALQPRLARVFLAAGIPVMEGYGLTETSPVIAVNCEKNDGVRIGTVGRILENVEVKIAEDGEILCKGPSLMKGYYNRPDATAEAIDAEGWFHTGDIGEFVDKEFLKITDRKKEIFKTSGGKYIAPQPMENKFKESKFIEQVMVIGEAQKFPAALVVPCFPVVQEWARRHNLDLKSNEEIAASPQVKERIMQDIEEYNKGFGHWEQVKKIELLPAEFSIASGEMTPTLKLKRKLILERYKAYVDKIYSE
- a CDS encoding PorP/SprF family type IX secretion system membrane protein; this encodes MSRINHDNIDKWLFDYVEGNLNASQKRELNNFLQAHPEYQLDLDSWQQAKTGDKDEAVIPYALEAELMSIAQPVAWKRYAAVGVLLLGTGIGTALYFGSNNETVTVKENPSSLAGPALVSASYEKQNLNSSQEHNSSNGSSSEANVATSSQSENNSERNASEVHLNSNNRVFTHSNNNAFPQHRVNATLNLNQTENNTNSSIGEPTTNTVGNETTLLANHSQFPSENTQQGERNNHVLPALRHSFDKYRPEIRTEESGAFIGHTAFDVIRAEEELARLEAMKSIESENVVHKEHHTATNPKRKKFRDSRIGLYNTRDHQLLQPNSNNTAEFASFAGSSVSPAFSINYRNQWTAADHQVQSGTMVYSQYSKKLNGAWGIGFHMDNIAHGVYQNTEASLYYSPKFKISKTFSIEPGIAFTYYQNGAGSSALSHFGRIEPFQGVSGFPTTGSGITSNRGLDAAFSTLVNTKYFYAAVGVDHILHPTYNLYNISESTLPLLSTIEPTKVKVVLGTDYKHFHESKFSVSPQLRYTKQGNISSVWGGALCRYDWFTFGAAGSQNGQFTSSIGIMAGRFRLNYNYDVTKSYMNDIYYGSHEVAMRINLNGISHKQKAILNQEK
- a CDS encoding type IX secretion system membrane protein PorP/SprF codes for the protein MKRGLHYIALLLLGVLATAEVKAQDPEFTQFFSNPLYLNPAFAGSKRCPRITLNYRNQWPALSGTFVTTSASYDQHVESIYGGIGLLVTNDKAGEGTLN
- a CDS encoding RNA polymerase sigma factor, which codes for MNRAEYHKAVKDYSGRLYRFVYKCLRNSDDAQDIVQDTYAKLWQNRKKVEIEKAKSWLFTVAYNGLLNFIKTRNRIELVDEYTSLEPYMEEELRMELKEVVDNCLELLPPIQRSVLLLRDLEGYEYKEIGDILNLNESQVKVYLFRARQKIKNHLKDLTVLS
- a CDS encoding cold shock domain-containing protein, whose product is MNKGTVKFFNTAKGFGFIKMENGQEIFVHVSGLKDEIRENDEVVFDIEAGKKGNNAVNVRRA